In Paralcaligenes sp. KSB-10, the following are encoded in one genomic region:
- a CDS encoding bifunctional 4-hydroxy-2-oxoglutarate aldolase/2-dehydro-3-deoxy-phosphogluconate aldolase, giving the protein MNAIELLQQSPVMPVIVIKDLDTAIPLARALVAGGVRSLEITLRSSVALEAIRLIADAVPDALVGVGTIRNTRQFEAAVSAGAKFAVSPGLTRDIAKAARDSGLPFLPGIATPSESMFAADEGFIVQKLFPAEAIGGVALLKALYGPLPDIRFCPTGGINAGNAKSYLALPNVECVGGSWLTPESAIANGQWDLITRLAKEACLL; this is encoded by the coding sequence ATGAATGCCATTGAATTGCTCCAGCAAAGCCCTGTCATGCCAGTCATCGTCATCAAGGATCTCGATACGGCCATCCCCCTGGCTCGCGCCCTGGTGGCCGGCGGCGTGCGCAGCCTCGAAATCACCCTGCGCTCCAGCGTCGCGCTCGAGGCCATACGATTGATTGCCGATGCCGTACCCGACGCGCTGGTGGGCGTCGGTACGATACGCAACACCAGGCAATTCGAGGCGGCGGTCAGCGCCGGTGCGAAGTTTGCCGTCAGCCCGGGCCTGACCCGCGACATCGCCAAAGCGGCCCGCGACTCGGGCCTGCCGTTTTTGCCGGGTATTGCGACTCCTTCCGAGTCCATGTTTGCGGCGGACGAGGGGTTCATCGTGCAAAAGCTGTTCCCGGCCGAGGCAATTGGTGGCGTGGCTTTGCTGAAAGCCTTGTATGGTCCCCTGCCGGATATCCGGTTTTGTCCCACCGGCGGCATCAACGCCGGCAACGCGAAGAGCTATCTCGCCTTGCCCAATGTCGAATGCGTGGGCGGATCATGGCTCACGCCGGAATCGGCGATCGCCAACGGACAATGGGACCTTATCACGCGACTCGCCAAAGAAGCCTGCCTGCTTTAA
- a CDS encoding aspartate/glutamate racemase family protein, with translation MRILLINPNTSESVSNLIEAEARRAASASTHIDVVTAPFGVAYIETRFESLIGAYAAANLAAEHAGDYDALVIAAFGDPGLWGIREAVDIPVMGLTEAALMSACMLGNRFSIIAISHRITAWYRECVQANGLAGRLASIRCLQQPLRDIGTVQADHEARLRELCLQAIEEDGADVLVLAGAPLAGLARTIRNDIPVPLVEGVSSAVRHAETLISLAPGLANRGSFAPPPHKPNQGLSAAMQALLAHGHPPAA, from the coding sequence ATGCGCATCCTGCTGATCAACCCCAATACCTCCGAAAGCGTTTCAAATCTGATTGAAGCCGAGGCCCGCCGGGCCGCTTCGGCCTCGACTCACATCGACGTCGTAACGGCGCCATTCGGCGTGGCGTACATCGAAACGCGCTTCGAGTCATTGATAGGCGCGTATGCAGCCGCCAACCTGGCTGCCGAGCACGCAGGCGACTATGACGCGCTCGTGATCGCCGCCTTTGGAGATCCGGGTTTATGGGGTATCCGAGAAGCGGTCGACATCCCTGTAATGGGGCTTACGGAAGCCGCACTCATGAGCGCCTGCATGCTGGGCAATCGCTTTTCGATCATCGCCATTTCGCACCGGATCACGGCCTGGTACCGGGAATGCGTCCAAGCCAATGGACTGGCCGGCAGGCTGGCCAGCATACGTTGTCTGCAACAGCCCTTGCGGGATATAGGCACGGTGCAGGCTGATCACGAGGCTCGGTTGCGCGAGCTGTGCCTGCAAGCGATCGAGGAAGACGGAGCCGACGTACTGGTGCTGGCCGGCGCTCCTTTGGCAGGTCTCGCGCGCACCATACGAAATGATATTCCCGTGCCCTTGGTAGAAGGAGTATCCAGTGCGGTACGGCACGCCGAAACACTGATTTCCCTGGCGCCCGGGCTAGCCAATAGGGGTAGTTTTGCACCTCCTCCGCATAAACCCAACCAAGGACTGTCGGCAGCCATGCAAGCATTGCTCGCACACGGCCACCCTCCCGCCGCATAG
- a CDS encoding aspartate/glutamate racemase family protein, protein MTKRILLGMLTPSSNTALEPITSAMVSGLPGVSAHFARFTVTEISLRNQALGQFDDSKIMEAAKLLADAKVDVIAWNGTSSGWLGFDADQRLCQRITEITGIPATTSVLALNEIFKKTGVQEFGLATPYLTEVQEKIVENYQRSGLNCIAERHLNLHVNFSFSEVTSEQIRAMVTQIAASHPQAITTFCTNLKAAHLVPELEALVDIPIYDTIATVVWKSLRIAGFDTRQVTGWGRLFSDVA, encoded by the coding sequence ATGACCAAACGTATTTTGCTGGGAATGCTGACACCGTCGTCGAATACGGCACTGGAGCCCATCACCAGCGCCATGGTATCGGGCCTGCCCGGGGTATCCGCACACTTCGCGCGCTTTACAGTTACTGAAATTTCCCTGCGCAACCAGGCGCTGGGGCAATTCGACGACAGCAAAATAATGGAAGCCGCCAAGCTGCTGGCCGATGCGAAGGTGGACGTCATCGCATGGAATGGCACATCTTCAGGCTGGCTGGGCTTCGATGCCGACCAACGCCTTTGCCAGCGAATTACCGAAATCACCGGCATTCCGGCCACCACGTCCGTACTGGCCTTGAATGAAATCTTCAAGAAGACTGGCGTGCAGGAATTCGGCCTGGCCACTCCCTATCTTACCGAGGTCCAGGAAAAGATTGTGGAAAACTACCAACGCTCGGGCCTGAACTGCATCGCGGAGCGCCATCTGAACCTGCACGTCAACTTCTCGTTTTCAGAAGTCACCAGCGAACAAATCCGGGCCATGGTCACCCAGATTGCGGCCTCACATCCTCAAGCCATAACTACCTTTTGCACGAATTTGAAAGCCGCCCATTTAGTGCCCGAGCTTGAAGCTCTTGTCGATATTCCCATCTACGACACAATCGCCACCGTCGTATGGAAATCGTTGCGCATCGCGGGATTCGATACGCGCCAGGTAACTGGCTGGGGCCGTCTATTCAGCGACGTCGCATAA
- a CDS encoding GntR family transcriptional regulator, with amino-acid sequence MDNSAATAVFSDSNSPKEHEMENDEIYRRIQIAILERRLAPGTKLAEERLTDVTGASRARIRQVLSRLAHEKVVTLIPNRGAFISRPTVQEARELFTTRRLIEPGMVALLAQQNTAAQVRALRRHVAQEQEARDANDLRRIIRLSGEFHIHIADMVANSILPRIMRELTALTCLIITLYDKPNTPACAHHEHRSLVDLIEAHDSAGAQQCMLDHLLHIEQTLDLDSTEPAPPDFDAIFKRNDI; translated from the coding sequence TTGGACAATTCTGCCGCCACAGCAGTGTTTAGTGACTCCAACTCGCCCAAAGAACACGAGATGGAAAACGATGAAATCTATCGGCGCATCCAGATTGCCATTCTTGAGCGCCGGCTCGCCCCCGGCACCAAATTGGCGGAAGAGCGCCTGACCGACGTCACCGGGGCAAGTCGAGCCAGGATACGTCAGGTATTGAGCCGCCTGGCGCACGAAAAGGTGGTTACGCTCATTCCGAATCGCGGCGCATTTATATCCCGCCCGACGGTGCAGGAAGCGCGAGAGCTGTTCACGACCCGGCGCCTGATCGAACCTGGCATGGTCGCCCTGCTTGCACAGCAAAACACCGCGGCCCAGGTGCGCGCGCTGCGCCGGCACGTCGCGCAAGAACAGGAAGCCAGAGACGCCAACGACTTGCGCCGCATCATCAGATTATCCGGAGAGTTCCACATTCATATTGCGGACATGGTCGCAAACAGCATCTTGCCGCGCATAATGCGCGAATTGACCGCCCTGACCTGCCTCATCATCACGCTCTACGACAAACCCAACACTCCGGCTTGCGCGCACCACGAGCATCGCAGCCTGGTTGACCTGATCGAAGCCCACGACAGCGCCGGCGCCCAGCAATGCATGCTGGATCATCTTCTGCACATCGAACAAACCCTGGACCTCGACAGCACCGAACCGGCTCCGCCCGACTTCGACGCCATATTCAAGCGCAATGACATATAG
- a CDS encoding MFS transporter, with translation MEARLKDSVGSIAIAPTRVRWKIFFLMLFLVTINYVDRASISVAMPLIGKEFNIGPAVQGLLLSSFFWTYAFMQIPGGMLADKYGPRGVIAAATFFWGFFQAVAAVSTGWVVLLLTRLGLGASEAPIYPAGGKLNAIWMTQNERGRGATLLDGGAPLGSALGAILISFLIAIFQSWRVAFVIAGVGTMIAGVWAWYYIRNNPRQHPGVNDSEAHHIEASHTQEQASEPQVVSGRMLDFLKYRSVWGMFFGWMFFNTLFYGLLTWIPSYLSEVRGLNIKQMGGAVFIMFFAGFIGELVGGWLADKWRAAGASQAKVMRTLCGIASILATISIFSVSQISDPVAVVIMLSATLFFLRWCGLYWCIPAILGTRNTVGFLGGAMNLGGNIAGVGVPILVGLIVQTTGSFFLAFMVFAAAGAGLFICSTMLIDYSKKLPV, from the coding sequence ATGGAAGCTCGACTCAAAGATAGCGTTGGCTCGATCGCCATCGCACCGACTCGCGTGCGTTGGAAAATATTCTTTTTAATGCTCTTTCTGGTGACCATCAATTACGTCGACCGGGCTTCCATATCGGTCGCCATGCCGTTGATAGGCAAAGAATTCAATATTGGCCCCGCGGTACAAGGCCTGCTGCTGAGCTCCTTTTTCTGGACTTATGCCTTCATGCAAATCCCCGGGGGCATGCTTGCCGACAAATACGGGCCGCGCGGAGTGATTGCCGCCGCAACGTTCTTCTGGGGCTTTTTCCAGGCAGTCGCCGCTGTATCGACCGGCTGGGTGGTCCTGCTTCTGACGCGGCTCGGCCTGGGCGCATCCGAAGCGCCGATCTATCCGGCCGGCGGCAAGCTCAATGCCATCTGGATGACACAGAATGAACGCGGGCGCGGCGCTACGCTGCTCGATGGCGGCGCCCCGCTGGGATCCGCCCTGGGCGCCATCCTGATCTCATTCCTGATTGCCATCTTTCAGTCATGGCGCGTGGCTTTTGTCATTGCCGGCGTGGGCACCATGATCGCCGGGGTATGGGCGTGGTACTACATCCGCAATAATCCGCGCCAGCATCCTGGTGTCAATGACAGCGAAGCCCATCACATCGAAGCCAGCCACACGCAAGAACAAGCTTCGGAACCGCAAGTCGTCAGTGGCCGCATGCTGGATTTTTTAAAATATCGCTCAGTATGGGGCATGTTTTTCGGCTGGATGTTTTTCAACACGCTGTTCTACGGCCTGTTGACCTGGATACCCAGCTATCTGTCCGAAGTGCGGGGCCTGAACATCAAGCAAATGGGCGGTGCCGTGTTCATTATGTTCTTCGCGGGATTCATCGGCGAACTGGTTGGCGGATGGCTCGCGGACAAATGGAGGGCCGCCGGCGCCTCCCAGGCCAAAGTGATGCGCACGCTGTGCGGCATCGCGTCTATTCTTGCCACGATCTCGATCTTCAGCGTTTCCCAGATCTCCGACCCTGTCGCCGTGGTTATCATGCTTTCAGCCACCCTGTTTTTCCTGCGCTGGTGCGGCCTGTACTGGTGTATTCCGGCGATTCTTGGTACACGCAATACCGTAGGTTTTCTGGGCGGCGCGATGAACCTGGGAGGCAATATAGCGGGCGTGGGCGTTCCAATTCTGGTGGGCCTGATTGTACAGACGACCGGCTCATTTTTCCTGGCATTCATGGTATTTGCAGCGGCGGGCGCAGGGTTGTTCATTTGCTCCACCATGCTCATCGACTACAGCAAGAAACTGCCTGTCTGA
- the edd gene encoding phosphogluconate dehydratase: MALNPVVHAVTERIAERSRQPRELYLKRTQAAYGKKVERSQLGCTNLAHAFAAMPAREKGLLKEISKPNLAIVSSYNDMLSAHQPLAAFPAIIKQAALELGATAQFAGGVPAMCDGVTQGQTGMELSLFSRDVIAMATAIALSHQMFDAAVYLGVCDKIVPGLLIGALSFGHIPAIFIPGGPMTTGISNDEKSKTRQLFAQGKIGRAELLESECQSYHGPGTCTFYGTANSNQMLMEVMGLHLPGSAFITPNTPLRDALTRAAAQQAIQITAQTSSFTPVAEVISEKTIVNGIVGLLATGGSTNHTLHLVAIAQAAGIAINWDDFSELSAIVPLLARVYPNGQADVNHFHAAGGIGLVIAELLDAGLLHENVKTVSGPGLRRYTHEPYLDRETLKWRPVVAQSQDRNVIRPVNEPFSPDGGLKLLNGNLGRAVIKVSAVKPEHRVIEAPALVFHDQNELLAAYKKGDLTRDFVAVVRFQGPRANGMPELHKLTPTLSVLQEQGYKVALVTDGRMSGASGKVPAAIHVTPEALAGGPLARIQNGDMLRVDADTGELNVLGPADWITRPLAQPDLSAHQTGFGRELFASARGHAGAAEQGASLFQHPDWTMAEMFK, from the coding sequence ATGGCATTGAACCCCGTTGTGCACGCCGTTACCGAACGAATCGCCGAGCGCAGCCGCCAACCGCGCGAGCTCTATTTAAAACGGACGCAAGCCGCATACGGCAAGAAAGTGGAACGCAGCCAGCTTGGCTGCACCAACCTCGCCCACGCCTTCGCGGCCATGCCGGCCAGGGAAAAAGGCCTGCTCAAGGAAATATCCAAACCCAACCTGGCCATCGTCTCTTCCTACAACGACATGCTGTCGGCGCACCAGCCCTTGGCTGCCTTCCCCGCCATCATCAAGCAGGCGGCGCTCGAACTGGGCGCGACGGCGCAATTCGCCGGAGGCGTCCCCGCCATGTGCGACGGCGTTACCCAGGGACAGACCGGCATGGAACTCAGCCTGTTTTCCCGGGACGTCATCGCCATGGCAACGGCTATTGCCTTGAGCCATCAAATGTTCGACGCCGCGGTCTATCTGGGGGTGTGCGACAAGATCGTACCGGGGCTGCTGATCGGCGCGCTCAGCTTCGGACACATCCCTGCCATATTCATACCGGGCGGCCCCATGACCACCGGCATATCCAATGACGAAAAATCCAAAACCCGGCAGCTCTTCGCCCAAGGAAAAATCGGCCGAGCCGAATTGCTGGAGTCGGAATGCCAGTCCTATCACGGGCCCGGCACCTGTACGTTTTACGGTACCGCCAACTCCAACCAGATGCTCATGGAAGTCATGGGCCTGCACCTGCCGGGCAGCGCATTCATCACTCCCAACACGCCCTTGCGCGATGCCCTCACCCGGGCCGCGGCGCAACAAGCCATACAAATCACGGCCCAGACATCGTCTTTTACCCCGGTTGCCGAAGTCATCTCCGAAAAAACCATAGTCAATGGCATAGTCGGACTGCTTGCGACCGGAGGCTCCACCAATCACACCCTGCATCTGGTTGCCATTGCGCAAGCCGCCGGCATCGCCATCAATTGGGATGACTTCTCGGAACTCTCGGCGATCGTACCCTTGCTGGCACGCGTCTATCCCAACGGACAGGCCGACGTCAACCATTTTCATGCCGCCGGAGGCATAGGTTTGGTGATCGCCGAACTGCTCGACGCCGGGCTTTTGCACGAAAACGTGAAGACCGTCTCCGGCCCCGGCCTGCGACGCTATACGCACGAGCCCTATCTGGACCGCGAAACCCTGAAGTGGCGCCCGGTCGTCGCCCAGTCCCAGGATCGCAACGTGATACGCCCGGTCAATGAACCTTTCAGCCCCGATGGCGGCTTGAAACTTCTGAACGGCAATTTGGGGCGCGCCGTCATCAAGGTGTCCGCGGTCAAGCCCGAACATCGCGTAATCGAAGCACCCGCGCTCGTCTTCCACGACCAGAACGAGCTGCTTGCCGCCTATAAAAAGGGCGATCTGACACGCGATTTTGTGGCCGTGGTCCGGTTCCAGGGCCCCAGGGCCAATGGCATGCCCGAACTGCACAAACTCACCCCCACCCTGTCCGTCCTGCAAGAGCAAGGCTACAAGGTAGCCCTGGTTACAGACGGCCGCATGTCGGGCGCCTCGGGCAAAGTGCCCGCGGCCATACACGTTACACCGGAAGCATTGGCAGGCGGGCCTCTCGCGCGCATTCAAAATGGCGACATGCTGCGCGTCGATGCCGATACGGGCGAGCTCAACGTCCTCGGCCCCGCCGACTGGATCACACGGCCGCTTGCACAACCCGACCTCAGCGCCCATCAAACCGGCTTTGGCCGCGAACTGTTTGCCTCGGCGCGCGGCCACGCCGGCGCCGCCGAACAAGGGGCTTCCCTGTTCCAGCACCCGGACTGGACAATGGCCGAGATGTTTAAATAG
- the pcaQ gene encoding pca operon transcription factor PcaQ — translation MENNKLDARIKLRHLHCLLAVAQHGSLQKAADALSVTQPAMSKSIAEMENILGVRLFERGRNGARPTSQAEVFLRHANASVSALRQGLDLLSRNHGAAGGTVDIAILPTLAAHLMPPVLKSFRQEWPGMVVQVHTGLNHQLLAMLKTQQVELLIGRVSDPSAMAGLAFEYLFAAPLAIVVRDRHPLLGLASVAASDLIDFHVILPPRGTIIRHMADSFLLSHGLGALADYSEILSVSLGRAMTLNNDNIVWFVPEIAVRGDLRQGRLHTLPLDMSGTEEPIGLIQRSDTIPTPPVQTLIGALRTVIGLL, via the coding sequence ATGGAAAATAACAAACTGGATGCCCGTATCAAACTGCGTCATTTGCACTGCCTGCTTGCCGTGGCGCAGCATGGCAGCCTGCAGAAAGCGGCGGACGCGCTGTCCGTGACCCAGCCGGCCATGTCCAAGTCCATAGCCGAGATGGAAAACATTCTGGGCGTGCGTCTCTTCGAACGCGGCCGCAACGGAGCCCGCCCAACTTCGCAGGCCGAAGTTTTCCTGCGCCATGCCAACGCCAGTGTAAGCGCCCTGCGCCAGGGCCTGGACCTGCTCTCCAGGAATCATGGGGCTGCGGGAGGCACTGTCGATATCGCGATACTGCCAACCCTTGCCGCCCACCTTATGCCGCCCGTGCTCAAATCCTTTCGCCAGGAATGGCCGGGCATGGTCGTGCAGGTTCACACCGGCTTGAACCATCAACTGCTGGCCATGCTCAAAACACAGCAGGTGGAACTGCTGATAGGCCGGGTGTCCGATCCATCGGCAATGGCCGGCCTGGCCTTCGAATATCTTTTCGCGGCCCCCCTGGCGATTGTGGTGCGCGATCGGCACCCTTTGCTCGGATTGGCGTCAGTCGCGGCCTCGGATCTGATCGACTTTCACGTAATCCTGCCACCGCGCGGAACCATTATTCGCCATATGGCCGACAGTTTTCTGCTATCGCACGGCCTCGGCGCACTGGCCGATTACTCTGAAATACTATCCGTATCGCTAGGGCGGGCCATGACCCTGAACAATGACAATATCGTGTGGTTTGTTCCCGAAATTGCCGTGCGCGGCGATTTGCGGCAGGGCCGCCTGCACACCCTGCCCCTGGATATGTCCGGCACCGAGGAACCGATAGGCCTTATCCAGCGCAGCGACACCATTCCGACTCCCCCGGTGCAAACGCTCATTGGTGCATTACGGACAGTGATTGGCCTTCTTTAA